A single Bacillota bacterium DNA region contains:
- a CDS encoding DUF4349 domain-containing protein: MRCDDVRELLSGYIDGTLDLDERSWVEEHLRRCHECASEVAALRTTLALVQQLDEVEPPPDFRAKLRRRILAEQRRERRGFFARFGRALVTYRGAVAVAATLALAVGVGTAIQSPAALAWLGLSKPTTVAVGQNSDMNQPTAPGLADPKGKLPDGEKGLLSGTSGGNAQGVTDQGAGGGQTKDGITVADKAGNGERQMGLTGVTPNAGSGGTATTGGTGNQDGGQVVATDVSRGTGTGIKAAAPTSGGTTGTGNEGAGSGPETGGFGGTGLGGSLGGPAIDQDIMAVLPQKVGKRASLQVEVRNVDEAVAKVSQLAERDNGQGAGYVESSNTYTDQTGLKHGTLTIKVPAETLLDVLAQVEKLGTLKAKSINGRDIVPDYTDAEARLKVLKQQESRYLEIVAKTKGVDEIIRLENELAAVRAKIELLQGRINAIKETAAYSAIAIDLIQAPVTTGAAPATNSSAGLSAGKEAGQAFMLTSRGLGVLAVRTARSLGGAAPVLIILAILWVAYVIYTRMRPARVRGRV; this comes from the coding sequence GTGCGCTGTGACGATGTAAGAGAGCTGCTGTCAGGCTATATCGACGGAACTCTCGACCTGGACGAGCGATCCTGGGTCGAGGAACACCTGCGTCGTTGCCACGAATGCGCCTCCGAAGTCGCCGCCCTCCGGACCACGCTGGCCCTTGTTCAGCAACTTGACGAAGTCGAGCCACCCCCCGACTTTCGGGCGAAGCTCCGCCGCCGGATCCTGGCTGAGCAGCGCCGGGAGCGTCGGGGTTTCTTTGCCCGCTTCGGGCGGGCCCTGGTGACCTATCGCGGGGCCGTCGCCGTCGCCGCCACCCTGGCCCTGGCGGTCGGGGTGGGCACGGCCATCCAGAGCCCCGCTGCCCTGGCCTGGCTCGGACTGTCCAAGCCGACCACGGTCGCGGTCGGGCAAAACTCGGACATGAACCAGCCGACCGCGCCCGGTCTCGCCGACCCCAAGGGCAAGCTGCCCGACGGGGAGAAGGGTCTCCTCTCAGGAACCTCCGGGGGTAATGCTCAGGGGGTCACCGATCAGGGCGCCGGGGGCGGCCAGACGAAGGACGGCATCACCGTGGCCGATAAGGCCGGAAACGGTGAGCGCCAGATGGGTCTCACGGGCGTCACCCCGAACGCCGGCTCCGGCGGGACCGCTACCACCGGCGGGACTGGCAACCAGGATGGCGGGCAGGTCGTAGCCACCGATGTCAGCCGCGGCACCGGGACCGGTATCAAGGCCGCCGCACCTACGTCCGGGGGGACTACCGGAACGGGGAATGAGGGAGCCGGCTCCGGTCCGGAGACCGGCGGGTTCGGCGGGACCGGGCTCGGCGGGTCGCTGGGCGGGCCGGCCATCGACCAGGACATCATGGCCGTCCTTCCGCAGAAGGTTGGCAAGCGGGCCTCCCTCCAGGTTGAAGTGCGCAATGTCGACGAGGCCGTGGCCAAGGTCAGCCAACTGGCCGAGCGGGACAACGGCCAGGGCGCCGGCTACGTCGAGAGCTCGAACACCTACACTGACCAGACCGGGCTGAAGCACGGCACCCTGACCATCAAGGTGCCGGCCGAGACCCTCCTCGACGTTCTGGCTCAGGTGGAGAAGCTTGGAACGCTCAAGGCCAAGAGCATCAACGGTCGGGACATCGTCCCTGACTACACCGACGCCGAGGCCCGGCTCAAGGTCCTGAAGCAGCAAGAGAGCCGCTACCTGGAGATCGTCGCCAAGACCAAGGGCGTCGATGAGATCATCCGCCTCGAGAACGAACTGGCCGCGGTCAGGGCCAAGATCGAGCTCCTTCAGGGCCGGATCAACGCCATCAAGGAGACCGCCGCCTACTCCGCCATCGCCATCGATCTCATCCAAGCCCCGGTCACCACCGGGGCGGCTCCCGCGACCAACAGCTCGGCCGGGTTGAGCGCCGGCAAGGAGGCGGGACAAGCCTTCATGCTGACTTCGCGCGGGCTCGGCGTGCTGGCTGTGCGAACCGCCCGATCCCTGGGCGGAGCGGCGCCCGTCCTGATCATCCTGGCCATCCTGTGGGTCGCCTACGTCATCTACACCCGCATGAGACCGGCGAGGGTCCGGGGGAGGGTCTAG